A single region of the Lycium barbarum isolate Lr01 chromosome 2, ASM1917538v2, whole genome shotgun sequence genome encodes:
- the LOC132626721 gene encoding peroxidase 29 isoform X1, with protein sequence MFHDCQVQGCDASILVDSESNNYKSEIRSSRNMGIRKREAVNLLKSVVEVQCPQRVSCADILILAAREAVFSSGGPRIDVPLGRRDSSNPTNSALADSSLPPSNVGVDDMLRLFEQIGLSLEESVAIIGAHTLGVAHCFNIESRLYDDPKSEHGSAFEMYLKLRCPQGSLTSNISVVLNEPTTLTFDNHYFINTINGRGVLTIDAEIPFDPRTVPFVQRFAADQDAFFQTFSSAFVKLSTSGVLTGSQGMIRRSCNALN encoded by the exons ATGTTTCATGACTGTCAAGTTCAG GGGTGTGATGCTTCCATTCTGGTGGATTCAGAGAGTAATAATTACAAATCAGAGATTAGATCAAGCAGAAACATGGGAATAAGAAAGAGAGAAGCAGTGAATTTGCTTAAGTCTGTGGTGGAAGTACAATGTCCACAGCGAGTATCATGTGCTGACATTCTAATTTTGGCAGCACGTGAAGCTGTTTTCAGTTCTGGTGGTCCGAGAATAGATGTTCCTTTGGGTCGCAGGGATTCTTCAAATCCAACAAATTCAGCCTTAGCAGATTCCTCACTTCCTCCTTCAAATGTGGGAGTCGATGACATGCTTCGTCTTTTCGAACAAATAGGACTTTCCCTTGAAGAATCTGTTGCCATCATTG GGGCTCACACACTAGGAGTAGCACACTGCTTCAACATTGAAAGCAGGCTATATGATGACCCAAAAAGTGAACACGGAAGCGCGTTTGAGATGTACCTAAAATTGCGCTGTCCACAAGGTTCTTTAACCTCAAACATTAGCGTTGTGCTTAATGAACCTACAACACTTACATTTGACAACCACTACTTCATCAATACCATTAATGGCCGGGGAGTTTTGACGATTGATGCTGAAATCCCTTTCGATCCTCGTACTGTTCCCTTTGTACAACGCTTTGCAGCTGATCAAGACGCGTTCTTTCAGACTTTCTCGTCTGCTTTTGTCAAGCTTTCTACTTCTGGGGTTCTCACTGGTTCTCAAGGCATGATCAGAAGAAGCTGTAATGCATTGAATTGA
- the LOC132626721 gene encoding peroxidase 29 isoform X2: protein MFHDCQGCDASILVDSESNNYKSEIRSSRNMGIRKREAVNLLKSVVEVQCPQRVSCADILILAAREAVFSSGGPRIDVPLGRRDSSNPTNSALADSSLPPSNVGVDDMLRLFEQIGLSLEESVAIIGAHTLGVAHCFNIESRLYDDPKSEHGSAFEMYLKLRCPQGSLTSNISVVLNEPTTLTFDNHYFINTINGRGVLTIDAEIPFDPRTVPFVQRFAADQDAFFQTFSSAFVKLSTSGVLTGSQGMIRRSCNALN, encoded by the exons ATGTTTCATGACTGTCAA GGGTGTGATGCTTCCATTCTGGTGGATTCAGAGAGTAATAATTACAAATCAGAGATTAGATCAAGCAGAAACATGGGAATAAGAAAGAGAGAAGCAGTGAATTTGCTTAAGTCTGTGGTGGAAGTACAATGTCCACAGCGAGTATCATGTGCTGACATTCTAATTTTGGCAGCACGTGAAGCTGTTTTCAGTTCTGGTGGTCCGAGAATAGATGTTCCTTTGGGTCGCAGGGATTCTTCAAATCCAACAAATTCAGCCTTAGCAGATTCCTCACTTCCTCCTTCAAATGTGGGAGTCGATGACATGCTTCGTCTTTTCGAACAAATAGGACTTTCCCTTGAAGAATCTGTTGCCATCATTG GGGCTCACACACTAGGAGTAGCACACTGCTTCAACATTGAAAGCAGGCTATATGATGACCCAAAAAGTGAACACGGAAGCGCGTTTGAGATGTACCTAAAATTGCGCTGTCCACAAGGTTCTTTAACCTCAAACATTAGCGTTGTGCTTAATGAACCTACAACACTTACATTTGACAACCACTACTTCATCAATACCATTAATGGCCGGGGAGTTTTGACGATTGATGCTGAAATCCCTTTCGATCCTCGTACTGTTCCCTTTGTACAACGCTTTGCAGCTGATCAAGACGCGTTCTTTCAGACTTTCTCGTCTGCTTTTGTCAAGCTTTCTACTTCTGGGGTTCTCACTGGTTCTCAAGGCATGATCAGAAGAAGCTGTAATGCATTGAATTGA